Proteins from a genomic interval of Rosa chinensis cultivar Old Blush chromosome 2, RchiOBHm-V2, whole genome shotgun sequence:
- the LOC112188344 gene encoding ubiquitin domain-containing protein DSK2b isoform X1: MGGGADDASTQSDGGDGVNINIRTPSGSKFAARISLDATVRALKEALSPKCDIPADQQRLIYKGRILKDDQTLRSYGLEADHAVHLVRGFAPSAAANTAGATNAGSENSTQARGFGSNGGGALGGSGNVNGMGSTGGLFGSAFPDLEQVQQQFRDIMNIPLFDNLASSTDMIQNMVMNNPQMREIIDRNPEVGHVLNDPGTIRQTLEAARNPELMREMMRNSDRAMSNIEASPEGFNMLRRMYENVQEPLLNASTMAGDAGGDSSNPFAALFVPQGENPTRTQSTNSSTASSDSATRPPAPNTVPLPNPWSPTGPAGVAQTNTTRSNPLGDGRPQTPAGRTGLSFPEFEATMGAMQDAALLNQAVQNPAVSQLMQNIISNPQNMSENLGSDPQLRSMLDSNSFFREMMQNPEFFRQLASPETMQLFLILLQSLMLLLGDQQQQSTQEPGETGQTGGDTGSVDSMGLEMLMNMFGGLGTGSPAVPNRPNVPPEELYAAQLSQLQEMGFFDRQENIRALMTTAGNVHAAVERLLGNSGR, translated from the exons ATGGGAGGCGGAGCCGACGACGCGTCGACCCAATCGGACGGCGGAGACGGAGTCAACATCAACATCAGAACCCCCAGCGGCTCCAAGTTCGCCGCTCGCATCAGCCTCGACGCCACCGTCCGGGCGCTCAAGGAAGCTCTCTCGCCCAAGTGCGACATTCCGGCTGATCAGCAGCGCCTGATTTACAAGGGCCGGATCTTGAAGGACGATCAGACTCTCCGGAGCTACG gtttggAGGCAGATCATGCTGTTCACTTGGTTCGTGGCTTTGCACCATCTGCTGCAGCCAACACTGCTGGTGCAACCAATGCTGGAAGTGAAAATTCTACCCAAGCAAGGGGTTTTGGATCTAATGGAGGTGGAGCATTGGGAGGATCTGGCAATGTCAATGGGATGGGCAGCACTGGTGGTTTATTTGGATCAGCGTTTCCTGACTTGGAACAAGTGCAGCAACAATTTAGAGACATAATGAACATCCCTCTCTTTGACAATCTTGCGAGTAGCACTGACATGATACAGAACATGGTTATGAACAACCCTCAAATGCGTGAAATTATTGATCGGAATCCTGAGGTAGGACACGTTCTCAATGATCCTGGCACTATTCGTCAGACACTTGAAGCAGCAAGAAACCCTGAGCTTATGCGTGAGATGATGCGCAACAGTGACAGGGCTATGAGCAACATTGAAGCTTCACCTGAGGGATTTAACATGCTTAGACGTATGTATGAAAATGTACAAGAGCCATTACTGAATGCATCAACCATGGCTGGTGATGCTGGGGGTGATAGTTCAAATCCATTTGCAGCTCTGTTCGTCCCCCAAGGTGAAAACCCAACCAGAACTCAGTCAACTAACTCATCAACTGCTAGTTCTGATTCAGCAACTAGGCCCCCTGCTCCAAATACGGTCCCACTTCCCAACCCATGGTCACCTACAGGCC CAGCTGGAGTTGCCCAAACTAACACCACGAGGTCGAACCCTCTAGGGGATGGTAGGCCGCAGACACCAGCTGGCCGTACTGGACTTAGTTTTCCAGAGTTTGAAGCCACGATGGGTGCGATGCAGGATGCCGCTTTACTGAATCAGGCCGTACAAAACCCAGCTGTTTCTCAGCTCATGCAAAACATCATCTCCAATCCTCAGAATATGAGTGAG AATCTTGGGTCCGACCCCCAGTTACGCAGCATGCTTgattcaaattctttctttagaGAAATGATGCAAAACCCTGAATTTTTTCGTCAGTTGGCTTCTCCTGAGACTATGCAG TTATTCTTGATTTTGCTACAATCACTTATGTTGCTGCTAGgtgaccaacaacaacaatcaacCCA GGAACCAGGAGAGACAGGACAGACTGGTGGAGACACAG GATCAGTTGATAGCATGGGGTTAGAGATGCTGATGAACATGTTTGGTGGGCTTGGCACTGGCAGCCCGGCTGTTCCCAACAGACCAAATG TGCCACCGGAGGAACTCTATGCTGCACAGCTTTCACAACTTCAGGAGATGGGTTTCTTTGATAGACAAGAGAACATACGGGCTCTGATGACCACTGCAGGAAATGTCCATGCAGCAGTAGAGCGACTGTTGGGGAATTCTGGTCGATAG
- the LOC112188344 gene encoding ubiquitin domain-containing protein DSK2b isoform X2 translates to MGGGADDASTQSDGGDGVNINIRTPSGSKFAARISLDATVRALKEALSPKCDIPADQQRLIYKGRILKDDQTLRSYGLEADHAVHLVRGFAPSAAANTAGATNAGSENSTQARGFGSNGGGALGGSGNVNGMGSTGGLFGSAFPDLEQVQQQFRDIMNIPLFDNLASSTDMIQNMVMNNPQMREIIDRNPEVGHVLNDPGTIRQTLEAARNPELMREMMRNSDRAMSNIEASPEGFNMLRRMYENVQEPLLNASTMAGDAGGDSSNPFAALFVPQGENPTRTQSTNSSTASSDSATRPPAPNTVPLPNPWSPTGPGVAQTNTTRSNPLGDGRPQTPAGRTGLSFPEFEATMGAMQDAALLNQAVQNPAVSQLMQNIISNPQNMSENLGSDPQLRSMLDSNSFFREMMQNPEFFRQLASPETMQLFLILLQSLMLLLGDQQQQSTQEPGETGQTGGDTGSVDSMGLEMLMNMFGGLGTGSPAVPNRPNVPPEELYAAQLSQLQEMGFFDRQENIRALMTTAGNVHAAVERLLGNSGR, encoded by the exons ATGGGAGGCGGAGCCGACGACGCGTCGACCCAATCGGACGGCGGAGACGGAGTCAACATCAACATCAGAACCCCCAGCGGCTCCAAGTTCGCCGCTCGCATCAGCCTCGACGCCACCGTCCGGGCGCTCAAGGAAGCTCTCTCGCCCAAGTGCGACATTCCGGCTGATCAGCAGCGCCTGATTTACAAGGGCCGGATCTTGAAGGACGATCAGACTCTCCGGAGCTACG gtttggAGGCAGATCATGCTGTTCACTTGGTTCGTGGCTTTGCACCATCTGCTGCAGCCAACACTGCTGGTGCAACCAATGCTGGAAGTGAAAATTCTACCCAAGCAAGGGGTTTTGGATCTAATGGAGGTGGAGCATTGGGAGGATCTGGCAATGTCAATGGGATGGGCAGCACTGGTGGTTTATTTGGATCAGCGTTTCCTGACTTGGAACAAGTGCAGCAACAATTTAGAGACATAATGAACATCCCTCTCTTTGACAATCTTGCGAGTAGCACTGACATGATACAGAACATGGTTATGAACAACCCTCAAATGCGTGAAATTATTGATCGGAATCCTGAGGTAGGACACGTTCTCAATGATCCTGGCACTATTCGTCAGACACTTGAAGCAGCAAGAAACCCTGAGCTTATGCGTGAGATGATGCGCAACAGTGACAGGGCTATGAGCAACATTGAAGCTTCACCTGAGGGATTTAACATGCTTAGACGTATGTATGAAAATGTACAAGAGCCATTACTGAATGCATCAACCATGGCTGGTGATGCTGGGGGTGATAGTTCAAATCCATTTGCAGCTCTGTTCGTCCCCCAAGGTGAAAACCCAACCAGAACTCAGTCAACTAACTCATCAACTGCTAGTTCTGATTCAGCAACTAGGCCCCCTGCTCCAAATACGGTCCCACTTCCCAACCCATGGTCACCTACAGGCC CTGGAGTTGCCCAAACTAACACCACGAGGTCGAACCCTCTAGGGGATGGTAGGCCGCAGACACCAGCTGGCCGTACTGGACTTAGTTTTCCAGAGTTTGAAGCCACGATGGGTGCGATGCAGGATGCCGCTTTACTGAATCAGGCCGTACAAAACCCAGCTGTTTCTCAGCTCATGCAAAACATCATCTCCAATCCTCAGAATATGAGTGAG AATCTTGGGTCCGACCCCCAGTTACGCAGCATGCTTgattcaaattctttctttagaGAAATGATGCAAAACCCTGAATTTTTTCGTCAGTTGGCTTCTCCTGAGACTATGCAG TTATTCTTGATTTTGCTACAATCACTTATGTTGCTGCTAGgtgaccaacaacaacaatcaacCCA GGAACCAGGAGAGACAGGACAGACTGGTGGAGACACAG GATCAGTTGATAGCATGGGGTTAGAGATGCTGATGAACATGTTTGGTGGGCTTGGCACTGGCAGCCCGGCTGTTCCCAACAGACCAAATG TGCCACCGGAGGAACTCTATGCTGCACAGCTTTCACAACTTCAGGAGATGGGTTTCTTTGATAGACAAGAGAACATACGGGCTCTGATGACCACTGCAGGAAATGTCCATGCAGCAGTAGAGCGACTGTTGGGGAATTCTGGTCGATAG
- the LOC112188344 gene encoding ubiquitin domain-containing protein DSK2b isoform X3, translating into MGGGADDASTQSDGGDGVNINIRTPSGSKFAARISLDATVRALKEALSPKCDIPADQQRLIYKGRILKDDQTLRSYGLEADHAVHLVRGFAPSAAANTAGATNAGSENSTQARGFGSNGGGALGGSGNVNGMGSTGGLFGSAFPDLEQVQQQFRDIMNIPLFDNLASSTDMIQNMVMNNPQMREIIDRNPEVGHVLNDPGTIRQTLEAARNPELMREMMRNSDRAMSNIEASPEGFNMLRRMYENVQEPLLNASTMAGDAGGDSSNPFAALFVPQGENPTRTQSTNSSTASSDSATRPPAPNTVPLPNPWSPTGRDGRPQTPAGRTGLSFPEFEATMGAMQDAALLNQAVQNPAVSQLMQNIISNPQNMSENLGSDPQLRSMLDSNSFFREMMQNPEFFRQLASPETMQLFLILLQSLMLLLGDQQQQSTQEPGETGQTGGDTGSVDSMGLEMLMNMFGGLGTGSPAVPNRPNVPPEELYAAQLSQLQEMGFFDRQENIRALMTTAGNVHAAVERLLGNSGR; encoded by the exons ATGGGAGGCGGAGCCGACGACGCGTCGACCCAATCGGACGGCGGAGACGGAGTCAACATCAACATCAGAACCCCCAGCGGCTCCAAGTTCGCCGCTCGCATCAGCCTCGACGCCACCGTCCGGGCGCTCAAGGAAGCTCTCTCGCCCAAGTGCGACATTCCGGCTGATCAGCAGCGCCTGATTTACAAGGGCCGGATCTTGAAGGACGATCAGACTCTCCGGAGCTACG gtttggAGGCAGATCATGCTGTTCACTTGGTTCGTGGCTTTGCACCATCTGCTGCAGCCAACACTGCTGGTGCAACCAATGCTGGAAGTGAAAATTCTACCCAAGCAAGGGGTTTTGGATCTAATGGAGGTGGAGCATTGGGAGGATCTGGCAATGTCAATGGGATGGGCAGCACTGGTGGTTTATTTGGATCAGCGTTTCCTGACTTGGAACAAGTGCAGCAACAATTTAGAGACATAATGAACATCCCTCTCTTTGACAATCTTGCGAGTAGCACTGACATGATACAGAACATGGTTATGAACAACCCTCAAATGCGTGAAATTATTGATCGGAATCCTGAGGTAGGACACGTTCTCAATGATCCTGGCACTATTCGTCAGACACTTGAAGCAGCAAGAAACCCTGAGCTTATGCGTGAGATGATGCGCAACAGTGACAGGGCTATGAGCAACATTGAAGCTTCACCTGAGGGATTTAACATGCTTAGACGTATGTATGAAAATGTACAAGAGCCATTACTGAATGCATCAACCATGGCTGGTGATGCTGGGGGTGATAGTTCAAATCCATTTGCAGCTCTGTTCGTCCCCCAAGGTGAAAACCCAACCAGAACTCAGTCAACTAACTCATCAACTGCTAGTTCTGATTCAGCAACTAGGCCCCCTGCTCCAAATACGGTCCCACTTCCCAACCCATGGTCACCTACAGGCC GGGATGGTAGGCCGCAGACACCAGCTGGCCGTACTGGACTTAGTTTTCCAGAGTTTGAAGCCACGATGGGTGCGATGCAGGATGCCGCTTTACTGAATCAGGCCGTACAAAACCCAGCTGTTTCTCAGCTCATGCAAAACATCATCTCCAATCCTCAGAATATGAGTGAG AATCTTGGGTCCGACCCCCAGTTACGCAGCATGCTTgattcaaattctttctttagaGAAATGATGCAAAACCCTGAATTTTTTCGTCAGTTGGCTTCTCCTGAGACTATGCAG TTATTCTTGATTTTGCTACAATCACTTATGTTGCTGCTAGgtgaccaacaacaacaatcaacCCA GGAACCAGGAGAGACAGGACAGACTGGTGGAGACACAG GATCAGTTGATAGCATGGGGTTAGAGATGCTGATGAACATGTTTGGTGGGCTTGGCACTGGCAGCCCGGCTGTTCCCAACAGACCAAATG TGCCACCGGAGGAACTCTATGCTGCACAGCTTTCACAACTTCAGGAGATGGGTTTCTTTGATAGACAAGAGAACATACGGGCTCTGATGACCACTGCAGGAAATGTCCATGCAGCAGTAGAGCGACTGTTGGGGAATTCTGGTCGATAG
- the LOC112190917 gene encoding uncharacterized protein LOC112190917 isoform X1, with protein sequence MAVTSLRGNNHLLSRLKLLLNQQQQRLAHTLSEGPQSRPKMVPESVHEEGLIDMSKWRKVDSRVFGITRSMIPEPSWNVLRILRREGFEAYLVGGCVRDLILKRIPKDFDVITTANLKQIKRQFHRAQIVGQRFPICMVHIKGSVIEVSSFETVAKAKHSDKEVTFSQMPKGCDKKDFIRWRNSMHRDFTINSLFFDPLSNKIFDYANGMADLRSSKLRSLGSAKLSFKEDCARILRGLRIAARLSLKISKETETAIHKFSSSISTLATSRIMMEMNYMLSYGAAEPSLCLLWEFNLLRVLLPIHAAYLDEQRIRKFPQNSTMLMKLFFNLDKVVTVDRPSDCSLWVALLAFHMALVSHPQDALVVFTFASVLYHGGCKKGLTFARDNAQVIVDYLPEISSSSACKSEEELEKEVSLLASLVLDSIAALTATESLVETMSKYPESPCSGLVFVPKKTAQGVAEIFRVLADDIKSYNRERKSYEIDYPVLRKGFLHETRFVLGKIILETMSSSILKGEEFVQEDYQHLEQESIKENCNKGKKRGLKPDTPKLKQEFVKKHKLVERKCRPLEQEMDIDNQDAVILSQLVSVPRHNVEKETCQLLEEKVIKKKHKATKQQLKTVEKNNDKENDSLSSLLSGEKIQKRKEVPDKGEKSSQLRVSSLFKKI encoded by the exons ATGGCGGTAACATCCCTCAGAGGCAACAATCACTTGTTATCTCGCCTCAAACTCCTTCTTAACCAGCAACAg CAGAGACTCGCCCACACGCTCTCCGAAGGCCCTCAGTCCCGCCCTAAAATGGTTCCTGAGTCGGTCCATGAAGAGG GGTTGATTGACATGTCGAAATGGAGAAAGGTGGATTCCAGGGTGTTTGGGATAACACGGTCCATGATTCCCGAGCCATCTTGGAACGTCTTGAGAATACTTCGAAGGGAAG GGTTTGAAGCCTACTTAGTGGGCGGATGTGTGAGGGACTTAATCCTGAAAAGAATTCCTAAAGACTTTGACGTGATCACTACAGCTAATCTTAAGCAG ATCAAGAGGCAGTTCCATCGTGCACAAATTGTCGGACAACGATTTCCTATATGTATGGTGCATATTAAAGGTTCTGTCATAGAG GTATCCAGTTTTGAAACGGTGGCAAAAGCAAAACACTCTGATAAAGAAGTTACTTTCTCTCAAATGCCAAAGGGCTGTGATAAGAAAGATTTCATCCGCTGGAGAAACAGCATGCATCGAGACTTCACAATTAACAG TTTGTTCTTTGATCCTTTATCAAATAAAATATTTGATTATGCAAATGGAATGGCGGATTTGAGATCCTCAAAG CTACGGTCGTTAGGCTCCGCCAAGTTGTCATTTAAAGAGGATTGCG CAAGAATTTTACGTGGCTTAAGAATTGCTGCTCGTCTGAGTTTGAAAATTTCAAAAGAAACCGAGACAGCTATACATAAGTTTTCTTCATCCATTTCGACATTGGCAACG AGTAGAATTATGATGGAAATGAACTATATGCTTTCTTATGGAGCTGCTGAGCCATCTCTCTGTCTGCTTTGGGAATTCAATCTACTCAGAGTTCTACTTCCAATTCAT GCAGCATACTTGGATGAACAGAGGATTAGGAAGTTTCCTCAGAATTCCACGATGTTGATG AAACTATTCTTTAATTTGGATAAAGTTGTCACGGTTGATCGACCTTCTGACTGCAGTTTATG GGTAGCTCTGTTGGCTTTTCACATGGCACTGGTCAGTCACCCTCAAGACGCTCTTGTGGTGTTCACCTTTGCTTCTGTCCTGTATCATGGGGGATGCAAAAAGGGTCTTACATTTGCTAGAGACAATGCTCAAGTGATAGTTGACTATCTACCTGAGATATCAAGTTCATCTGCATGTAAATCAGAGGAAGAGCTTGAAAAAGAAGTTTCCTTATTGGCCTCTCTTGTTTTAGATTCTATTGCTGCTCTAACTGCAACTGAGAGTCTTGTCGAAACGATGTCTAAGTATCCTGAATCTCCATGCTCTGgattg GTATTTGTACCAAAGAAAACGGCCCAAGGTGTTGCTGAAATTTTTAGAGTTCTGGCCGACGACATCAAATCTTAcaatagagaaagaaaaagttatGAAATTGATTACCCTGTACTTCGGAAAGGTTTTCTGCACGAGACAAGATTTGTGCTTGGCAAAATTATTTTAGAAACCATGAGCAGTAGTATTTTGAAAGGGGAGGAATTTGTTCAGGAGGACTACCAACACCTGGAGCAGGAGAGCATTAAGGAAAATTGCAATAAGGGTAAAAAACGTGGCCTTAAACCTGATACTCCTAAACTAAAACAAGAGTTTGTGAAGAAACATAAGTTGGTCGAAAGGAAATGCAGACCGTTGGAGCAAGAGATGGACATTGATAACCAAGATGCTGTAATATTATCACAATTGGTTTCAGTTCCGAGACATAATGTAGAGAAGGAAACATGCCAGTTGCTTGAAGAGAAGGTGATAAAGAAAAAACATAAGGCAACGAAGCAGCAACTAAAGACAGTTGAGAAGAATAATGACAAGGAGAATGACAGTCTATCTAGTCTCTTGAGCGGTGAGAAGATACAGAAACGCAAAGAAGTACCAGACAAGGGGGAGAAAAGCAGTCAACTTCGAGTGTCTAGTCTCTTCAAGAAAATATAA
- the LOC112190917 gene encoding uncharacterized protein LOC112190917 isoform X2 has translation MAVTSLRGNNHLLSRLKLLLNQQQRLAHTLSEGPQSRPKMVPESVHEEGLIDMSKWRKVDSRVFGITRSMIPEPSWNVLRILRREGFEAYLVGGCVRDLILKRIPKDFDVITTANLKQIKRQFHRAQIVGQRFPICMVHIKGSVIEVSSFETVAKAKHSDKEVTFSQMPKGCDKKDFIRWRNSMHRDFTINSLFFDPLSNKIFDYANGMADLRSSKLRSLGSAKLSFKEDCARILRGLRIAARLSLKISKETETAIHKFSSSISTLATSRIMMEMNYMLSYGAAEPSLCLLWEFNLLRVLLPIHAAYLDEQRIRKFPQNSTMLMKLFFNLDKVVTVDRPSDCSLWVALLAFHMALVSHPQDALVVFTFASVLYHGGCKKGLTFARDNAQVIVDYLPEISSSSACKSEEELEKEVSLLASLVLDSIAALTATESLVETMSKYPESPCSGLVFVPKKTAQGVAEIFRVLADDIKSYNRERKSYEIDYPVLRKGFLHETRFVLGKIILETMSSSILKGEEFVQEDYQHLEQESIKENCNKGKKRGLKPDTPKLKQEFVKKHKLVERKCRPLEQEMDIDNQDAVILSQLVSVPRHNVEKETCQLLEEKVIKKKHKATKQQLKTVEKNNDKENDSLSSLLSGEKIQKRKEVPDKGEKSSQLRVSSLFKKI, from the exons ATGGCGGTAACATCCCTCAGAGGCAACAATCACTTGTTATCTCGCCTCAAACTCCTTCTTAACCAGCAACAg AGACTCGCCCACACGCTCTCCGAAGGCCCTCAGTCCCGCCCTAAAATGGTTCCTGAGTCGGTCCATGAAGAGG GGTTGATTGACATGTCGAAATGGAGAAAGGTGGATTCCAGGGTGTTTGGGATAACACGGTCCATGATTCCCGAGCCATCTTGGAACGTCTTGAGAATACTTCGAAGGGAAG GGTTTGAAGCCTACTTAGTGGGCGGATGTGTGAGGGACTTAATCCTGAAAAGAATTCCTAAAGACTTTGACGTGATCACTACAGCTAATCTTAAGCAG ATCAAGAGGCAGTTCCATCGTGCACAAATTGTCGGACAACGATTTCCTATATGTATGGTGCATATTAAAGGTTCTGTCATAGAG GTATCCAGTTTTGAAACGGTGGCAAAAGCAAAACACTCTGATAAAGAAGTTACTTTCTCTCAAATGCCAAAGGGCTGTGATAAGAAAGATTTCATCCGCTGGAGAAACAGCATGCATCGAGACTTCACAATTAACAG TTTGTTCTTTGATCCTTTATCAAATAAAATATTTGATTATGCAAATGGAATGGCGGATTTGAGATCCTCAAAG CTACGGTCGTTAGGCTCCGCCAAGTTGTCATTTAAAGAGGATTGCG CAAGAATTTTACGTGGCTTAAGAATTGCTGCTCGTCTGAGTTTGAAAATTTCAAAAGAAACCGAGACAGCTATACATAAGTTTTCTTCATCCATTTCGACATTGGCAACG AGTAGAATTATGATGGAAATGAACTATATGCTTTCTTATGGAGCTGCTGAGCCATCTCTCTGTCTGCTTTGGGAATTCAATCTACTCAGAGTTCTACTTCCAATTCAT GCAGCATACTTGGATGAACAGAGGATTAGGAAGTTTCCTCAGAATTCCACGATGTTGATG AAACTATTCTTTAATTTGGATAAAGTTGTCACGGTTGATCGACCTTCTGACTGCAGTTTATG GGTAGCTCTGTTGGCTTTTCACATGGCACTGGTCAGTCACCCTCAAGACGCTCTTGTGGTGTTCACCTTTGCTTCTGTCCTGTATCATGGGGGATGCAAAAAGGGTCTTACATTTGCTAGAGACAATGCTCAAGTGATAGTTGACTATCTACCTGAGATATCAAGTTCATCTGCATGTAAATCAGAGGAAGAGCTTGAAAAAGAAGTTTCCTTATTGGCCTCTCTTGTTTTAGATTCTATTGCTGCTCTAACTGCAACTGAGAGTCTTGTCGAAACGATGTCTAAGTATCCTGAATCTCCATGCTCTGgattg GTATTTGTACCAAAGAAAACGGCCCAAGGTGTTGCTGAAATTTTTAGAGTTCTGGCCGACGACATCAAATCTTAcaatagagaaagaaaaagttatGAAATTGATTACCCTGTACTTCGGAAAGGTTTTCTGCACGAGACAAGATTTGTGCTTGGCAAAATTATTTTAGAAACCATGAGCAGTAGTATTTTGAAAGGGGAGGAATTTGTTCAGGAGGACTACCAACACCTGGAGCAGGAGAGCATTAAGGAAAATTGCAATAAGGGTAAAAAACGTGGCCTTAAACCTGATACTCCTAAACTAAAACAAGAGTTTGTGAAGAAACATAAGTTGGTCGAAAGGAAATGCAGACCGTTGGAGCAAGAGATGGACATTGATAACCAAGATGCTGTAATATTATCACAATTGGTTTCAGTTCCGAGACATAATGTAGAGAAGGAAACATGCCAGTTGCTTGAAGAGAAGGTGATAAAGAAAAAACATAAGGCAACGAAGCAGCAACTAAAGACAGTTGAGAAGAATAATGACAAGGAGAATGACAGTCTATCTAGTCTCTTGAGCGGTGAGAAGATACAGAAACGCAAAGAAGTACCAGACAAGGGGGAGAAAAGCAGTCAACTTCGAGTGTCTAGTCTCTTCAAGAAAATATAA
- the LOC112189476 gene encoding G2/mitotic-specific cyclin-2, giving the protein MVISDENCTNLVRPTNVQGGVEMGNRKIGHNRRALGVINQSLIGAKPYPCVVNKRGFPGKHEICEKKQADPAHRPITRKFAAQIGSTQQLSQEEIKKPSDSFGDCIFIDEEFKSPEDQADQPEPMFLEQAETMPNEANVKEVEMEDIVEEPLVDIDSSDLKNPLAVVEYVEDLYTYYRKMEGFSCVPPDYLEQQFDINEKMRAILIDWLIEVHDKFELLDETLFLTVNLIDRFLSQQTVVRKKLQLVGLVAMLLACKYEEVSVPVVGDLILISDKAYTRKEILEMESLILNTLQFNMSVPTPYVFMKRFLKAAQSDKKLELLSFFLIELSLVEYEMLKFSPSLLAASAVYAAQCTLYGFKQWSRTCEWHTNYSEDQLLECTSLMVGFHQKAAAGKLTGVHRKFCTSKFGFIANCEPAKFLLQTQL; this is encoded by the exons ATGGTTATTTCTGATGAGAACTGTACTAATCTGGTCAGACCCACAAATGTTCAAG GGGGAGTAGAAATGGGTAACAGGAAGATTGGGCATAACAGGAGGGCATTGGGAGTTATTAATCAGAGTCTAATTGGAGCTAAGCCTTACCCTTGTGTTGTTAACAAGAGAGGCTTTCCTGG AAAGCACGAGATCTGTGAAAAGAAGCAGGCAGATCCGGCGCATAGACCGATTACAAG GAAGTTTGCTGCACAAATTGGAAGCACTCAGCAATTGAGTCAAGAG GAAATTAAGAAACCCTCAGATAGTTTTGGAGATTGTATATTCATAGATGAGGAATTCAAGTCACCTGAAGACCAGGCTGACCAGCCAGAGCCCATGTTCTTAGAACAAGCAGAAACAATGCCTAATGAAGCCAATGTG AAGGAGGTTGAAATGGAGGATATTGTGGAGGAGCCACTTGTGGACATTGATAGCAGCGATTTAAAGAACCCACTAGCGGTTGTGGAGTATGTTGAGGATCTTTATACTTATTACAGGAAAATGGAG GGTTTTAGCTGTGTCCCACCTGATTATCTGGAACAACAATTTGACATCAATGAGAAGATGAGGGCTATACTAATTGACTGGCTTATTGAG GTGCACGACAAGTTCGAGCTCCTGGACGAGACATTGTTTCTTACTGTTAATCTTATAGATAGATTTTTATCCCAGCAAACAGTGGTAAGAAAGAAACTTCAGTTAGTTGGTCTGGTTGCCATGCTTTTAGCATGCAAGTATGAGGAAGTTTCTGTGCCTGTTGTTGGCGATTTAATCCTTATATCCGATAAGGCTTACACAAGGAAGGAAATCCTGGAAATG GAGAGCTTGATCCTCAACACATTGCAATTTAACATGTCAGTTCCAACACCGTATGTTTTCATGAAAAGGTTCCTCAAGGCTGCTCAATCTGACAAAAAG CTTGAACTTTTATCCTTCTTCTTGATCGAGCTCTCTCTCGTGGAGTACGAGATGCTTAAGTTCTCGCCATCTTTGTTGGCTGCTAGTGCAGTCTACGCTGCTCAGTGTACTCTTTATGGTTTCAAGCAGTGGAGTAGAACCTGTGAGTGGCACACAAACTACTCGGAAGATCAGCTTTT AGAATGTACAAGTTTGATGGTTGGTTTCCACCAAAAGGCAGCAGCAGGGAAACTCACAGGGGTACATAGGAAGTTCTGTACATCCAAGTTTGGCTTCATTGCGAATTGTGAACCAGCAAAGTTTCTCTTACAGACCCAACTATAG